One genomic region from Apteryx mantelli isolate bAptMan1 chromosome 7, bAptMan1.hap1, whole genome shotgun sequence encodes:
- the RPS24 gene encoding small ribosomal subunit protein eS24 isoform X2 — protein sequence MNDTVTIRTRKFMTNRLLQRKQMVIDVLHPGKATVPKTEIREKLAKMYKTTPDVIFVFGFRTHFGGGKTTGFGMIYDSLDYAKKNEPKHRLARHGLYEKKKTSRKQRKERKNRMKKVRGTAKANVGAGKKK from the exons at GAATGACACCGTGACCATCAGAACCAGGAAGTTCATGACAAACAGACTGCTTCAGCGTAAGCAGATG GTGATTGATGTTCTTCATCCTGGGAAGGCCACAGTCCCCAAAACAGAAATCAGGGAAAAGCTGGCAAAAATGTACAAGACAACCCCTGATGTAATTTTCGTCTTTGGCTTCAGAACTCACTTTGGTGGTGGAAAAACGACAGGCTTTGGCATGATATATGATTCCCTGGACtatgcaaagaaaaatgaacCGAAGCACAGGCTCGCTAGG CATGGTCTGTATGAAAAGAAGAAGACTTCTAGGAAACAGCGAAAGGAGCgtaagaacagaatgaagaaagtCAGAGGCACAGCAAAGGCAAATGTTGGTGCTGGCAAGAAG
- the RPS24 gene encoding small ribosomal subunit protein eS24 isoform X1 has product MNDTVTIRTRKFMTNRLLQRKQMVIDVLHPGKATVPKTEIREKLAKMYKTTPDVIFVFGFRTHFGGGKTTGFGMIYDSLDYAKKNEPKHRLARHGLYEKKKTSRKQRKERKNRMKKVRGTAKANVGAGKKK; this is encoded by the exons ATG AATGACACCGTGACCATCAGAACCAGGAAGTTCATGACAAACAGACTGCTTCAGCGTAAGCAGATG GTGATTGATGTTCTTCATCCTGGGAAGGCCACAGTCCCCAAAACAGAAATCAGGGAAAAGCTGGCAAAAATGTACAAGACAACCCCTGATGTAATTTTCGTCTTTGGCTTCAGAACTCACTTTGGTGGTGGAAAAACGACAGGCTTTGGCATGATATATGATTCCCTGGACtatgcaaagaaaaatgaacCGAAGCACAGGCTCGCTAGG CATGGTCTGTATGAAAAGAAGAAGACTTCTAGGAAACAGCGAAAGGAGCgtaagaacagaatgaagaaagtCAGAGGCACAGCAAAGGCAAATGTTGGTGCTGGCAAGAAG
- the RPS24 gene encoding small ribosomal subunit protein eS24 isoform X3 — translation MNDTVTIRTRKFMTNRLLQRKQMVIDVLHPGKATVPKTEIREKLAKMYKTTPDVIFVFGFRTHFGGGKTTGFGMIYDSLDYAKKNEPKHRLARHGLYEKKKTSRKQRKERKNRMKKVRGTAKANVGAGKK, via the exons ATG AATGACACCGTGACCATCAGAACCAGGAAGTTCATGACAAACAGACTGCTTCAGCGTAAGCAGATG GTGATTGATGTTCTTCATCCTGGGAAGGCCACAGTCCCCAAAACAGAAATCAGGGAAAAGCTGGCAAAAATGTACAAGACAACCCCTGATGTAATTTTCGTCTTTGGCTTCAGAACTCACTTTGGTGGTGGAAAAACGACAGGCTTTGGCATGATATATGATTCCCTGGACtatgcaaagaaaaatgaacCGAAGCACAGGCTCGCTAGG CATGGTCTGTATGAAAAGAAGAAGACTTCTAGGAAACAGCGAAAGGAGCgtaagaacagaatgaagaaagtCAGAGGCACAGCAAAGGCAAATGTTGGTGCTGGCAAGAAG